In Halorhodospira halophila, a genomic segment contains:
- a CDS encoding transposase domain-containing protein: protein MSYTRGCLSWGVNVRRYLEDVLGRIQDHPANRIRELLPYHWSDPQAA from the coding sequence ATGAGTTATACGCGCGGCTGTTTAAGTTGGGGGGTCAACGTCCGGCGCTACCTCGAGGACGTGCTCGGGCGCATCCAGGACCACCCCGCCAACCGCATCAGAGAGCTGCTGCCCTACCACTGGAGCGATCCTCAGGCCGCATAA
- a CDS encoding polysaccharide pyruvyl transferase family protein: MKHVAFVTAYPVHGNHGMLSVNIAARDIINRIAPEWTCTYFCIETDYSLCFPHFGGFHYEQLVAPESQLKNYDIVFFWGDFLQCETYLLDVANRLQKREQTTYQKALDRCFKCLLFENTSPELLQKTVLFGGSTFPNAGYKAPKSDRYKNAARNLLASSLLVMPRDVFTYDYFASLVPYRAKNGDLTPSLDPAFFLDSNLACSQPPKKDHILIALSRSFASKGFVLKRKHANSSRIINYLSNVFQLPTRKSGWRTNPWNVEHFEHTLAELQDAKFVITDTYHCAINSWLRGTPAVLLTERHASFSSPTSSLKLILLANSINATPFLLTLSRKAKTNIEAAHAIHLALKTDAPYDTLDTIIAKKDHAIEKLYNVCVNK; encoded by the coding sequence ATGAAACACGTAGCATTTGTCACTGCCTATCCTGTACACGGTAATCACGGCATGCTCTCCGTGAATATAGCTGCACGGGACATCATCAACAGAATAGCCCCGGAGTGGACGTGCACCTACTTCTGCATTGAAACCGACTATTCACTATGCTTCCCTCATTTTGGTGGCTTCCACTATGAACAACTTGTCGCCCCCGAATCCCAACTAAAAAATTACGATATCGTTTTTTTTTGGGGCGACTTTTTGCAATGCGAGACTTACCTTTTAGACGTCGCCAACCGATTACAGAAACGGGAACAAACAACCTATCAAAAGGCATTGGACCGTTGTTTTAAATGCCTTCTCTTTGAAAACACATCACCTGAGCTTCTCCAAAAAACGGTGCTGTTTGGTGGCTCCACATTCCCGAACGCTGGTTATAAAGCACCAAAATCAGATAGATACAAGAACGCGGCGCGCAATCTCCTGGCCTCTAGCCTTCTAGTCATGCCTAGGGATGTTTTTACTTATGACTATTTCGCCTCGCTTGTTCCCTATAGAGCAAAAAATGGAGATCTCACCCCTTCGTTAGATCCAGCTTTTTTTCTAGATAGCAATCTAGCTTGCTCACAACCACCAAAAAAAGACCACATTCTTATCGCATTATCGCGCTCTTTCGCCTCAAAAGGTTTTGTTTTAAAACGCAAGCATGCTAACTCCTCAAGAATAATCAATTACCTCTCCAATGTCTTTCAACTGCCAACACGAAAAAGCGGCTGGAGGACCAACCCATGGAACGTTGAGCATTTTGAACACACTCTAGCCGAACTCCAAGATGCAAAGTTCGTTATCACAGACACTTATCACTGCGCCATTAACTCCTGGCTACGCGGCACTCCAGCTGTGCTCTTGACCGAAAGACACGCCTCTTTTTCTTCGCCCACCAGCTCATTAAAGCTAATTTTGCTTGCCAACTCAATAAACGCGACACCCTTTTTGCTCACTTTGTCTAGAAAAGCAAAAACAAACATAGAAGCAGCGCACGCGATACATCTCGCTCTTAAGACCGACGCTCCCTACGACACACTTGATACCATCATAGCCAAAAAGGATCACGCGATCGAAAAACTTTATAACGTGTGCGTCAACAAATGA
- a CDS encoding sulfotransferase family 2 domain-containing protein: MSNTSVRPFFWLHIKKSAGQSIRTALGDAYQRTDRSNPTPFIALPRAEWNDNLNNFRIPLGEYDYRRMLFAKRFLFDDEESFRNTFKFAVVRNPYDRALSCWRYLYSRHTRLWRRTLTYFSFEYFLRSLPEIWAEKRNRHIATHTAPIWPDITDQDGITVLLDDIAYLERLPEDFARIASAIGLNDRHLPYKNIGRRTSRKLLFRAYNSRTKALVETLYEDDIKKFGYHP; this comes from the coding sequence GTGAGCAACACAAGCGTACGTCCCTTCTTCTGGCTGCACATTAAGAAGTCCGCCGGGCAGAGCATCCGCACCGCCCTTGGCGATGCTTACCAACGGACGGACCGCAGCAACCCAACCCCTTTCATCGCGCTCCCCCGGGCCGAGTGGAACGACAACCTCAATAACTTCCGCATCCCCCTTGGCGAGTACGATTACCGACGTATGCTCTTTGCCAAGCGCTTCCTTTTCGACGACGAGGAGAGCTTCCGTAACACGTTCAAGTTCGCCGTCGTGCGCAACCCGTACGACCGCGCACTATCCTGCTGGCGCTACCTCTACAGCCGCCACACACGGCTCTGGCGGCGCACACTGACCTATTTCAGTTTCGAGTACTTCCTCCGCAGCCTGCCGGAGATCTGGGCTGAAAAACGAAACCGGCACATCGCCACTCATACTGCGCCGATTTGGCCCGACATCACCGACCAGGACGGAATAACTGTCCTGCTCGACGATATCGCCTACCTAGAACGGTTACCGGAGGACTTCGCGCGCATCGCCTCAGCCATCGGCTTGAACGACCGCCATTTACCCTACAAAAACATTGGGCGCCGCACTTCCCGGAAACTTCTTTTTCGTGCCTACAATTCACGCACAAAGGCCTTGGTCGAGACACTATACGAAGACGATATAAAAAAATTCGGGTATCATCCATAA
- a CDS encoding sulfotransferase family protein codes for MSVKRKAYRGWQARLDGAGRRWSGWRKRRHPFYRIYATDWDATFLPELDRRIAIAPAHRLVWVRVPKAANSTVAWTLWRLLNPGAPSPSGRDEVKRWFTRPSDLDAQTVQALGDFYKFIVVRNPFTRVLAAYLEKAGHRKYGYKIRRRAITPGEPPVGFRGFCEYLAAGGVNDDPHWCVQARLCPFPIETLDDVAYVESLQADLARIVAALAPGRTDPYELVPALGHATGASTKVAAYYGEPERRLIAQAYAEDFERFGYDPERLPG; via the coding sequence ATGAGCGTGAAACGAAAGGCCTATAGGGGTTGGCAGGCCCGCCTGGATGGGGCGGGGCGACGCTGGTCCGGCTGGCGCAAGCGTCGACACCCGTTCTACCGCATTTATGCCACCGACTGGGACGCGACCTTTCTCCCCGAGCTCGACCGGCGGATCGCTATCGCCCCTGCGCATCGACTGGTCTGGGTGCGGGTCCCGAAAGCGGCCAACTCCACGGTCGCGTGGACCTTGTGGCGTCTTTTAAACCCAGGCGCTCCATCGCCCAGTGGCCGGGATGAGGTCAAGCGCTGGTTCACTCGCCCGAGCGATCTGGATGCGCAGACCGTGCAGGCGCTCGGCGACTTTTATAAGTTCATCGTGGTCCGCAATCCCTTTACACGGGTGTTGGCCGCCTACTTGGAGAAGGCGGGGCACCGCAAGTACGGTTACAAAATCCGGCGGCGGGCGATTACCCCCGGTGAGCCGCCGGTGGGCTTCCGAGGGTTCTGCGAGTACCTTGCCGCCGGCGGGGTTAACGACGATCCGCACTGGTGTGTGCAGGCCCGGCTGTGTCCTTTCCCGATTGAGACACTGGATGATGTGGCCTACGTCGAGTCCCTCCAGGCGGATCTGGCCCGAATCGTCGCAGCACTGGCCCCGGGGCGTACCGATCCCTACGAGCTGGTGCCGGCGCTCGGCCATGCCACGGGGGCATCGACCAAGGTAGCTGCCTATTATGGTGAGCCGGAGCGGCGCCTCATCGCCCAGGCCTACGCTGAAGATTTCGAGCGCTTCGGCTACGATCCGGAGCGGCTGCCGGGATGA
- a CDS encoding lipopolysaccharide kinase InaA family protein, with product MTAEHGSVVLKRVEPAKPYRRYAIPTLLAGWRLHRSVPGSVPEPLGAFECYNRWGRLQEAWLVARYEPGHSLRTLLRQPGRGSMTALARSLGGYLAQVHNAGVLFRDAHPANVLVRSAPPAGEPAFSLIDLDALRLARPSMLERVKLLMKLGLPEPEQHALIEGYWQAADRQPAPLAIWFLERVYYPFKRVRRRVVSWARGR from the coding sequence GTGACCGCAGAGCACGGATCGGTGGTGCTCAAGCGCGTAGAGCCTGCCAAGCCCTATCGCCGCTATGCGATCCCCACCCTGCTTGCCGGTTGGCGCCTGCATCGTTCAGTTCCGGGTAGTGTGCCGGAGCCCCTTGGTGCCTTCGAGTGCTACAACCGCTGGGGTCGTTTGCAGGAGGCGTGGCTGGTCGCCCGTTACGAACCGGGCCATTCCCTGCGCACCCTGCTGCGTCAGCCGGGGCGTGGATCCATGACCGCTTTGGCCCGATCCCTGGGGGGCTACCTCGCCCAGGTCCACAATGCCGGTGTCCTGTTCCGCGACGCCCACCCAGCGAATGTGTTGGTTCGGAGCGCACCGCCCGCTGGAGAGCCGGCCTTTTCGTTGATCGATCTGGATGCGCTGCGGTTGGCGCGACCCTCGATGCTGGAGCGCGTGAAGCTATTGATGAAGCTCGGTCTGCCGGAGCCGGAGCAGCACGCCTTGATCGAAGGGTATTGGCAGGCAGCTGACCGTCAGCCAGCGCCCCTGGCGATCTGGTTTCTCGAAAGGGTCTACTATCCGTTCAAGCGGGTGCGTCGGCGCGTTGTCAGCTGGGCGAGGGGCCGGTGA
- a CDS encoding glycosyltransferase encodes MRILFLNSARNWGGNEKWVALAAETLAMEHQVHAVYRRPAVGDRLAALPGVATIRWPFLAFLDAWTLVRLVRYIRRERIDVLIPTKRKDYVLAGLAARCTGACNVLRLGIVRELHPWTHQRWVYGRWVDGLIVNAPSIRETALASGLLAPEQVAVIPNGVDGDAVAAAAAARCEPPFPFTVVTVGKLTERKDIATLLRGFAAFLQAAPEAGLVIVGEGVERERLEGLVKALGIADQVQFRGYQANPYLEMAAAHAFVSTSRNEGFPNTVIEALYLGVPVIATAAGGTWEWLTPERDGLPIPFDDPAAVASALSALRAEPMRRQALAAQGQETARARFDVRRMGERVSAFLSQVCGEGR; translated from the coding sequence ATGCGCATCCTGTTCCTGAACTCGGCCCGCAACTGGGGGGGCAACGAGAAGTGGGTGGCGCTGGCCGCCGAGACGCTGGCGATGGAGCATCAAGTCCATGCGGTCTATCGCCGGCCTGCGGTGGGGGACCGCCTGGCGGCGTTGCCGGGGGTGGCGACGATCCGTTGGCCGTTCCTCGCTTTCCTGGATGCCTGGACCCTGGTGCGGCTCGTGCGCTATATCCGCCGCGAGCGTATCGATGTCCTCATCCCCACAAAACGCAAAGACTATGTTCTGGCCGGTCTGGCGGCCCGGTGCACCGGCGCCTGTAACGTGCTGCGCCTGGGCATCGTGCGTGAGCTCCATCCGTGGACACACCAGCGCTGGGTCTATGGCCGGTGGGTGGACGGGCTCATCGTGAACGCGCCAAGCATTCGCGAGACAGCGCTGGCCTCGGGCCTATTGGCGCCGGAGCAGGTGGCGGTTATCCCGAATGGCGTGGATGGGGATGCCGTGGCCGCAGCCGCAGCCGCTCGTTGCGAGCCGCCGTTCCCCTTTACCGTGGTGACGGTGGGCAAGCTCACCGAGCGCAAGGACATTGCCACGCTGCTGCGAGGCTTCGCAGCTTTCCTCCAGGCGGCCCCCGAGGCCGGTCTGGTCATCGTGGGTGAGGGGGTAGAGCGCGAGCGTCTGGAGGGCTTGGTGAAGGCGTTGGGGATCGCCGATCAGGTCCAGTTTCGCGGCTATCAGGCGAACCCATATCTCGAGATGGCGGCGGCCCATGCCTTCGTCAGCACCTCCCGCAACGAAGGGTTTCCCAACACCGTGATCGAAGCCCTCTACCTGGGTGTGCCGGTGATTGCCACCGCTGCCGGAGGCACCTGGGAGTGGTTGACCCCGGAGCGGGATGGTCTGCCCATCCCCTTCGACGACCCCGCGGCTGTGGCCTCGGCGCTGAGTGCGCTCCGTGCCGAGCCGATGCGTCGACAAGCATTGGCGGCCCAGGGGCAAGAGACCGCCCGGGCGCGTTTCGATGTCCGGCGGATGGGGGAGCGGGTTAGCGCGTTTCTGTCGCAGGTGTGTGGAGAAGGGCGCTAA
- a CDS encoding glycosyltransferase family 4 protein, producing MNRDHTALNPAPIAHLVNLGQVGGVESMMLSVARRLHPDRDHGGLTLTDHLHPQWKSQWPPQGLALCPLKRWGPVRLREKGWLHQQILRRRLQHNGQPAAALLWGLWPSEPVLKTLRVEGIRIIYMEHGSAWRSEPGGRLAKGLPWADQVITNSAAAKRVLELGWGLDRPTTVLLNPLRPEAAPSAPRAAPPRDQANPLRVGLVGRCEPFKGFELALHAARILQRKSVALCMEVAGDGPERPRLEQLAERLGLGQVVRFHGNISDMASFYGGLDLLLCPSLRESFGLVSIEAQAWGVPVVVSGVDGLPETVHAGETGTVIRPSLTTQDLINCDVAAARLPRWVYDPSTDTLGEPKGVAPEAIAAAIQRYAEHETMRQTHGSAASQWAFQRFHMDNYVRQLSALLHTPATETR from the coding sequence ATGAACCGTGATCACACTGCGCTGAACCCCGCACCGATCGCTCATTTGGTTAACCTCGGCCAGGTCGGCGGCGTGGAATCGATGATGCTCAGTGTTGCCCGCCGCCTGCACCCGGACCGGGATCATGGGGGACTCACGCTGACCGATCACCTTCACCCGCAATGGAAGAGCCAATGGCCACCCCAGGGATTGGCACTGTGCCCCCTGAAACGTTGGGGCCCTGTACGACTGCGGGAAAAGGGATGGCTCCATCAGCAAATCCTGCGGCGTCGCCTGCAACACAACGGTCAACCCGCTGCTGCCCTGCTCTGGGGGTTGTGGCCCTCTGAGCCGGTCCTCAAGACGCTGCGTGTCGAGGGCATTCGGATTATTTACATGGAGCACGGGTCTGCCTGGCGCAGCGAGCCGGGCGGACGCCTCGCCAAGGGGTTACCCTGGGCCGATCAGGTGATCACGAATTCAGCCGCTGCCAAGCGCGTGCTAGAACTAGGCTGGGGACTCGATCGACCAACGACGGTTCTGCTCAACCCGCTTCGGCCAGAGGCCGCGCCTTCGGCACCCCGTGCGGCACCACCGCGCGACCAGGCCAACCCACTACGCGTAGGCCTGGTGGGTCGCTGTGAACCGTTCAAGGGCTTCGAACTCGCCCTGCACGCCGCGCGCATCCTGCAGAGGAAAAGCGTTGCGCTGTGCATGGAGGTTGCCGGCGACGGGCCGGAGCGTCCGCGCCTGGAGCAGCTCGCGGAACGTTTGGGGTTGGGACAAGTCGTGCGCTTCCACGGCAATATCTCGGATATGGCGAGCTTCTATGGCGGCCTCGACCTGCTCCTCTGCCCCTCGCTGCGTGAGTCGTTTGGGCTGGTCAGCATCGAGGCGCAAGCCTGGGGAGTGCCGGTCGTAGTCAGCGGTGTGGATGGACTTCCGGAGACGGTGCATGCTGGAGAGACAGGCACCGTCATCCGGCCTTCGCTGACTACCCAGGATCTAATCAACTGTGATGTGGCAGCAGCACGCCTACCTCGGTGGGTCTACGACCCGAGCACGGACACACTGGGGGAGCCGAAAGGCGTGGCCCCGGAAGCGATCGCCGCCGCAATCCAACGCTACGCCGAGCACGAAACGATGCGACAAACCCACGGCAGCGCAGCCAGTCAATGGGCGTTTCAGCGTTTCCATATGGATAATTACGTTCGACAGCTTAGCGCCCTTCTCCACACACCTGCGACAGAAACGCGCTAA
- a CDS encoding glycosyltransferase, which produces MTLNVCYLRRSPERNEHALVRLRKWWRMPQQQDTFFEQSLRAGCAVTTLAAPWLRRLPRRWLHRFDALVVNAKALGDWWDDQAYVHAMVDRFPGPKALFLGSAHPAHMPTEEIVDAFDLLLKREPYWDLERYPLRTENRDKIRPTLAGCPFGGPEEGPGCSEPEADKQHDVFFAGRVNEANDVREQAWSRIVASELNALGGLQPRPRAEADVPETLRGPRVKGTGYREAICRARINLALDGYGPVTARHLELWQAKAFMVSAPSLRDIWLHEMPVDGRDYVAFDDYDSLLDTLRAYLEDPEGRRRIAQTGGAYFARLYDPLRHGRNLARWLRGSIEDQGSQ; this is translated from the coding sequence ATGACCCTGAATGTCTGCTATCTGCGCCGCTCCCCAGAGCGCAACGAGCACGCACTGGTACGACTGCGCAAGTGGTGGCGCATGCCGCAGCAGCAGGATACCTTCTTCGAGCAGTCCCTGCGCGCAGGGTGTGCCGTCACCACCCTGGCGGCGCCGTGGCTGCGCCGCCTGCCCCGGCGCTGGCTCCACCGCTTCGATGCCTTGGTGGTCAACGCCAAGGCGCTAGGGGACTGGTGGGACGATCAGGCCTACGTCCACGCCATGGTGGACCGCTTCCCGGGGCCGAAAGCCCTCTTCCTAGGCAGCGCCCATCCAGCGCACATGCCGACGGAAGAGATTGTCGACGCCTTCGATCTGCTGTTGAAACGAGAGCCTTATTGGGACTTGGAACGCTACCCGCTGCGCACTGAGAACCGCGACAAGATCCGTCCGACGCTGGCCGGCTGCCCCTTCGGGGGCCCGGAAGAAGGACCGGGCTGCAGCGAGCCGGAGGCGGACAAGCAGCACGATGTCTTTTTCGCCGGCCGAGTCAATGAGGCCAACGACGTCCGCGAGCAGGCCTGGTCGCGGATTGTAGCCTCCGAGCTGAATGCACTGGGCGGCCTTCAGCCCCGCCCACGGGCAGAGGCCGATGTCCCCGAGACATTGCGCGGCCCCCGGGTCAAGGGCACGGGCTACCGCGAGGCCATCTGCCGCGCTCGCATCAACCTCGCCCTCGACGGCTATGGACCGGTTACAGCCCGTCACCTGGAGCTATGGCAGGCCAAAGCCTTCATGGTCAGCGCGCCCAGCCTGCGTGACATCTGGCTGCACGAGATGCCAGTGGACGGGCGCGATTATGTCGCCTTCGACGACTACGACAGCCTCCTCGATACGCTGCGCGCCTACCTTGAAGACCCGGAAGGACGTCGGCGCATTGCACAGACGGGCGGCGCGTACTTCGCTCGGCTCTACGACCCCTTGCGCCATGGCCGGAACCTGGCTCGTTGGCTGCGAGGGTCTATCGAAGATCAAGGATCCCAATGA
- a CDS encoding glycosyltransferase family 4 protein, with product MKVLYTAAYAAGSTRARMLNVVRTGESFAAVADEAVLLTRRGPVRDRATLNEQYAVGSGFRWIQVPGWMERSVFPPLVLPWILRERPDVVVARHWTLPLWTARLGIPSILEAHDLKGARPPLIRRYIRAAARGSAFCGIVTNSDAHLRAYQEAGFPAARLIATPCAVQIEAFTLPESLPADPYPANGRPRAVYAGHLYDHKGIPQILEAAAQVPEVDFHLVGGTAEDLEQVRARIAEHGLANCHLHGMQPSRDVPRWLWHADVLLLPPPEGESPLKLAEYLASGRPVVAADQPGLRALVSEREVFWAQAGDGGALAEAVRQALAQPDAAAARATAGQALAQTWSYPQRARQMLALWRPELVPTEA from the coding sequence ATGAAGGTCCTCTACACCGCCGCCTACGCCGCCGGCAGCACCCGTGCGCGAATGCTCAACGTCGTCCGAACCGGGGAGAGCTTCGCGGCCGTGGCCGACGAAGCGGTGCTGCTCACTCGCCGCGGTCCGGTGCGGGATCGCGCGACCCTTAACGAGCAGTACGCGGTCGGTTCGGGCTTTCGCTGGATCCAGGTCCCCGGTTGGATGGAGCGCTCCGTCTTCCCGCCGCTCGTGCTCCCCTGGATCCTGCGCGAGCGGCCGGATGTCGTGGTCGCCCGCCACTGGACCCTGCCGCTGTGGACGGCGCGGCTGGGCATCCCCAGCATCCTGGAGGCACATGACCTGAAAGGGGCGCGTCCGCCGCTCATACGGCGGTACATCCGCGCCGCTGCGCGCGGTTCTGCCTTCTGCGGCATCGTCACGAATTCCGATGCGCACCTCCGGGCCTACCAAGAAGCCGGGTTCCCGGCGGCGCGTCTAATTGCGACGCCTTGTGCCGTACAAATCGAGGCCTTCACCCTTCCTGAGTCTCTGCCTGCGGATCCGTACCCGGCCAACGGCCGTCCCCGTGCCGTCTACGCCGGCCATCTCTACGACCACAAGGGCATCCCGCAGATCCTCGAGGCCGCGGCACAGGTCCCCGAGGTGGACTTCCACCTGGTCGGTGGGACAGCGGAGGACCTTGAGCAAGTGCGCGCGCGCATCGCCGAGCATGGCCTGGCAAATTGCCATCTCCACGGTATGCAACCGAGCCGGGATGTGCCGCGTTGGCTCTGGCACGCCGATGTGCTGCTGTTGCCCCCGCCGGAGGGCGAAAGCCCGTTAAAGCTGGCCGAGTACCTGGCGTCCGGGCGGCCGGTGGTGGCCGCGGATCAACCCGGGTTGCGCGCGCTCGTCAGCGAGCGTGAGGTCTTCTGGGCGCAGGCTGGGGACGGAGGCGCGCTGGCTGAAGCCGTGCGGCAGGCGTTGGCGCAACCCGATGCGGCTGCTGCGCGTGCTACCGCCGGCCAGGCGCTAGCGCAGACGTGGTCGTACCCGCAGCGGGCTCGGCAGATGCTGGCGCTCTGGCGGCCGGAGTTGGTCCCGACGGAGGCGTGA
- a CDS encoding lipopolysaccharide kinase InaA family protein, with the protein MDRDNTTARRQPDPLCFRLVAGDRRQLQHFCTAIAEGARPWRSGKTRIWQLANDAGEAFYVKEFYHASLRDTLRHRLRSVVRIYHDAEQFRAAGLPLARPLFAALGGSRWLPTGSLGLEAIPGPTLERYLIDHTDAAERITAVQAVASAWGQLTRAQGFHADPAARNFILRDGNPADPWFIDLESIYPVPWVPRPVQSHRLKKFALSTARQVAKRGAPGLSPELASAFVDHWAAAAGLRGGRWQRRLTREIAAALDRQMVLSRAVSQS; encoded by the coding sequence ATGGACCGCGATAACACCACCGCCCGGAGACAGCCAGACCCCCTCTGCTTCCGCCTCGTTGCCGGTGACCGCCGGCAGCTGCAGCATTTCTGCACGGCCATAGCCGAGGGTGCCCGCCCCTGGCGAAGCGGCAAGACCCGGATCTGGCAGCTCGCCAACGATGCCGGCGAGGCGTTTTATGTCAAGGAGTTCTACCACGCCAGCCTGCGCGACACGCTGCGCCACCGGCTGCGCAGCGTGGTACGCATCTACCACGATGCCGAGCAGTTCCGCGCCGCGGGGCTGCCACTCGCCCGGCCCCTGTTCGCCGCCCTGGGCGGTAGCCGCTGGCTGCCCACCGGCTCCCTGGGGCTGGAGGCGATCCCTGGACCGACCCTGGAGCGGTACCTGATCGACCACACAGACGCAGCAGAGCGGATCACCGCCGTGCAAGCGGTCGCATCGGCGTGGGGTCAGTTGACCCGAGCCCAGGGCTTCCACGCCGATCCAGCAGCGCGCAACTTCATCCTCCGTGACGGCAACCCCGCGGATCCGTGGTTCATCGATCTGGAGAGCATCTATCCGGTACCCTGGGTACCGCGGCCGGTGCAGTCCCATCGCCTCAAGAAGTTTGCGCTGAGTACCGCGCGCCAAGTCGCGAAACGAGGCGCCCCAGGGCTTTCACCCGAGCTGGCTTCGGCGTTCGTGGATCACTGGGCCGCTGCAGCGGGCCTGCGCGGGGGCCGCTGGCAACGGCGGCTGACGCGGGAGATCGCAGCGGCGCTGGACCGGCAGATGGTACTCTCAAGGGCAGTCTCTCAGAGCTGA
- a CDS encoding Arm DNA-binding domain-containing protein, protein MASFCIRPNGTIQYDLCIYGRRFRESSGLRDTPENRRRVRRNLRKINAELEMGTFDYAAWFPQSRKLERAQRWIRERGSRAPGRRFADYARQWLALHEGEWKESYRRRVEGVIHQYLIPHFGDWPLDQITERSVRAFRQGLIEQTDACGKRRLSNARINFILSPLSGILRFAERELGMPSPMAGLPPLRDDRNDPMPLTAEQVNAFLEVVDPRLRLYFKLRFYTGLRSCEVNGLKVKYLDLERRQLRVREARVDGRQTTLKHPKTRREIPLSPKLAAELGQHVATKAAEDYVFVREDGRAIESSWVAEQHWNPTLRRLGLAARR, encoded by the coding sequence ATGGCGAGCTTCTGCATTCGGCCCAATGGCACGATTCAGTACGACCTGTGCATCTACGGCCGCCGGTTCCGGGAAAGCTCGGGGCTGCGTGATACCCCCGAGAATCGGCGACGCGTGCGCCGGAATCTGCGCAAGATCAACGCCGAGTTGGAGATGGGCACCTTCGACTACGCGGCCTGGTTCCCGCAAAGCCGCAAGCTCGAGCGCGCGCAGCGCTGGATCCGGGAGCGGGGCTCGCGTGCTCCGGGGCGGCGCTTCGCGGACTATGCGCGGCAGTGGCTGGCGCTGCACGAGGGCGAGTGGAAGGAGAGCTACCGGCGACGCGTCGAGGGCGTGATCCATCAGTACCTCATCCCGCACTTCGGCGACTGGCCGCTCGATCAGATCACCGAGCGCTCCGTGCGCGCCTTCCGACAGGGGCTCATTGAGCAAACGGACGCCTGCGGCAAGCGGCGGCTGAGCAACGCACGGATCAATTTCATCCTCTCGCCGCTATCCGGCATCCTGCGCTTTGCCGAGCGGGAGCTGGGGATGCCCTCACCGATGGCCGGGCTGCCGCCCCTGCGCGATGACCGCAACGACCCGATGCCGCTGACCGCCGAGCAGGTCAACGCCTTTTTGGAGGTGGTCGACCCGCGCCTGCGGCTGTACTTCAAGCTGCGCTTCTACACGGGGCTGCGCTCCTGCGAGGTCAACGGCCTCAAGGTCAAGTACCTCGACCTGGAGCGTCGCCAGCTCCGGGTCCGCGAGGCGCGCGTCGATGGTCGGCAGACGACGCTCAAGCACCCGAAGACCCGGCGCGAGATCCCGCTCTCGCCGAAGCTGGCCGCGGAACTGGGTCAGCATGTGGCCACCAAGGCGGCCGAGGACTACGTTTTCGTGCGCGAGGACGGGCGGGCGATCGAGTCGAGCTGGGTGGCGGAGCAGCACTGGAACCCGACGTTGCGCCGGCTCGGCCTCGCTGCTCGTCGGTAA
- the tnpA gene encoding IS66 family insertion sequence element accessory protein TnpA: protein MPHARRSRSRRTAAEWQALIQRYAQGDLTLRAFCAQEGVAESTFTAWRRRLQAAAVAPKPAEVAEPAPSALEPAGGLFAELSLPGSPSTDAPGQGEQDTPPWEVELDLGAGVCLRIRRAPGC from the coding sequence ATGCCCCACGCCCGCAGAAGCCGCTCCCGCCGGACAGCCGCCGAATGGCAGGCTTTGATCCAGCGTTACGCCCAAGGGGACCTGACGTTGCGCGCCTTCTGCGCGCAAGAGGGTGTGGCCGAAAGCACGTTCACCGCCTGGCGTCGACGCCTTCAGGCCGCTGCGGTGGCACCGAAACCGGCCGAGGTGGCGGAGCCGGCGCCTTCGGCGCTCGAGCCCGCAGGCGGTCTGTTCGCCGAGCTTTCGTTACCGGGTAGCCCGTCAACGGACGCCCCCGGCCAGGGTGAGCAGGACACCCCGCCCTGGGAGGTGGAGCTGGACCTCGGCGCCGGCGTCTGCCTGCGGATCCGGCGAGCTCCGGGGTGCTGA
- the tnpB gene encoding IS66 family insertion sequence element accessory protein TnpB (TnpB, as the term is used for proteins encoded by IS66 family insertion elements, is considered an accessory protein, since TnpC, encoded by a neighboring gene, is a DDE family transposase.), with product MLTPPRRLWLCTRATDMRCSFDGLAALVRRHLGRDPLSGQGFIFINRRRTLMKLLYFDGDGYCVWSKRLEQGQFGVGGAQAQVLEALSWTQFAALLEGLDLTIRSRRKRWHKDPRSGVEAGIMDR from the coding sequence GTGCTGACGCCGCCGCGGCGCCTGTGGCTGTGCACTCGGGCGACGGACATGCGCTGCTCGTTCGATGGTCTTGCCGCACTGGTGCGTCGCCACCTCGGCCGGGATCCGCTCAGTGGCCAGGGGTTCATCTTCATCAATCGCCGGCGCACCCTGATGAAGCTGCTCTACTTCGACGGCGACGGCTACTGCGTGTGGAGCAAACGCCTGGAGCAGGGTCAGTTCGGCGTGGGGGGTGCTCAGGCACAGGTCCTGGAGGCGCTGAGCTGGACGCAGTTCGCCGCATTGCTCGAGGGACTGGATCTGACCATCCGTAGCCGACGAAAAAGGTGGCATAAAGACCCCCGCTCGGGGGTGGAAGCCGGTATAATGGACCGGTGA